The genomic segment TTCATTTGTTAAGTGCTTTATTAAAGTTTGCAATTGTGAGTCAGTGAAGTATTTTGCTACATCTTGAATGTAAATATCTGTTAAGTCTCCGAGCAGGCAAATGTTACTAGTAGATATTGCATTATATAAGTCCTTAAAATCTTCTATAATATTGATTATACACCATTCATTACTATTAGAATTAGACGTGCTGGTTCCATTTTTGTCTGAAAAGTAAGCAATTACATCCCTATTGTTTTCATTACTTCTCACTATATTAAACACGACATCCCCATTGTCTTCATGTTTTACTATATCAATTACATTTTCATTTTTAACTACAGTAAAATATGAACCTCCAAGAAGTGCAAGCGCAGAATCTAGTGAATTGTACCCTCTGTAATTCTCAACAAGTTTGATTTCCCTATCATATAAACAGTTCTCACATGTTACCTTAAAATCACTACCAGTAAATACCTCTCCAGCATCAAATTTTTCAATAGCCTTACTACTGTCTATCTTAAAAATATATTTCTTTTCACTCATAAATATCTCTCAATAAATTTACAATTATCTACATTATAATGCCTATTAGTTAATTTATTGCTAAACTAGTATATACTATAATTACAATAATTGATATGAGCTGTTTATGTTCTAAGCTCAGTAGTGGTTTGATATGAAATTGCTTGCGTAAGATTTTGGACGTCTCTTAATGTCCTTTGGTATTTCAATTATGTATTTAATGTTATGTTTTCTTGCGTAGAATATTGCCTTTTCAAGGGAATCAAACTTTAACAAGACCTGTTTTTTTGGGTTTTTTGAGCCAACCCACCCCATCAGAGGCTCAATATAATAAGACTCAGGTTCAATTTTTAGATACCAAAAACGCGTATTGCCTAAACCAGATTGTGTTGCAGTTCTTGTTGGTTTATAAATCCTAAAAACTACTGTATCATCAATGTTCATAGCTTTGGTTAAATAAACTGAAATATATATCTAAATTAACCCTCGCGCAAGCTTTGTGGTGAGAAGAGCATTTAATATAGTTTTTACAAATTTGAAAATCAGTGTTAAATAGAAGTATAAACACAAAAAGAAAAGAAATGATTGAACTTAAAGGTCCAGAAATTTGCGCAGGCGGAAAAAATTTAGTTGTTTGTTTACACGGCTGGGGCTCAAGTGGTGATAACTTCGTTCATCTTGCTAAAGTTATGAACAAATCTCTGCCTGATTCATGTTTTGTGGCGCCCAATGCTCCGTTTGAAAGAGAAATAGGTGATGGTTATCAATGGTTTAGCTTGGAAGATCGCAGTGAAGATGCGTTATATAATGGAGTAAAGAATGCTGCATCAATAGTAAATCATTTTATTGATACGAAATTAAAAGAGCTCAACTTAAAAGATACAGAGCTTTCTTTAGTTGGATTTTCTCAAGGGGCAATGCTTGCGATACATACAGCCCTTACCCGCTCTCAACCTTGTGCGTCAGTTGTTGCATATTCTGGCAGGTTTCTTGCACCTGCGAAAGTTGCATCACAGATCAAATCAAAACCTAACATATGCGTTATCCACGGTGATGCTGATGATGTGGTACCTTTTTCTTCTCTTGACCTAGCAGTTAAGGCGCTGAAAGAAAATGGGGTAAACGTTGAAGGGCACCCAATTCATGCATTAGAACATATTATTAATGAAGAGGGAATAAGATTAGGTGTAGAATTCATTAAGAGGAATTTCAAAAATTAACTCTATGCACTTGTTCTGCTTTGGTTATGGATATGTAGCTAGATTTTTTTCAAAAAGGTTACTGGACTTGTACTGGAAAGTTAGCGGTACTTCAAGAAATCAAG from the Candidatus Wolbachia massiliensis genome contains:
- a CDS encoding ETC complex I subunit, with translation MNIDDTVVFRIYKPTRTATQSGLGNTRFWYLKIEPESYYIEPLMGWVGSKNPKKQVLLKFDSLEKAIFYARKHNIKYIIEIPKDIKRRPKSYASNFISNHY
- a CDS encoding alpha/beta hydrolase, which encodes MIELKGPEICAGGKNLVVCLHGWGSSGDNFVHLAKVMNKSLPDSCFVAPNAPFEREIGDGYQWFSLEDRSEDALYNGVKNAASIVNHFIDTKLKELNLKDTELSLVGFSQGAMLAIHTALTRSQPCASVVAYSGRFLAPAKVASQIKSKPNICVIHGDADDVVPFSSLDLAVKALKENGVNVEGHPIHALEHIINEEGIRLGVEFIKRNFKN